A portion of the Cellulophaga algicola DSM 14237 genome contains these proteins:
- a CDS encoding phytoene desaturase family protein codes for MPVNKAKPLNNKTFDSIIIGSGVGGLAAAICLSRAGQKVLILEQHDVPGGWCHSFYLNGDRFTPGVHYVGLVGEGLSTSELYEGLGVANDMAFYRQNPDAFEHCWIGDERFDYPADFKTFENRLIQRFPHEKKNIIKYLKLVKNVGHQLGLIAKIKTVWQQITIPFRTKHMGKYSPFSLKRVIGWHIKDPLLQRVLNIQFGNHGLAPAKASFLMHAAIMHHYHHGGFYPMGGGGAIVKAMTNAIKMKDGIIKTSTSVKRILLENTAKIKKAIGVELTDGQQIFAKCIISNADPGITYQKLIGEEHLSTKLKKNLVKLNTLAHH; via the coding sequence ATGCCTGTAAATAAAGCCAAACCTTTAAATAACAAAACATTTGATTCTATTATTATTGGTTCTGGAGTCGGAGGTTTAGCGGCTGCAATTTGCCTATCGAGAGCAGGACAAAAGGTGTTGATTTTAGAACAACATGATGTTCCAGGTGGTTGGTGTCATAGTTTTTATCTTAATGGCGACCGTTTTACTCCTGGCGTTCATTATGTAGGCTTAGTTGGAGAAGGTTTATCCACAAGTGAACTCTATGAAGGTTTGGGCGTAGCAAATGATATGGCGTTTTATCGTCAAAACCCAGATGCTTTTGAGCATTGCTGGATCGGTGATGAGCGTTTTGATTATCCTGCAGATTTTAAAACTTTTGAAAACAGATTAATCCAGCGTTTTCCTCATGAAAAGAAAAATATAATTAAATATTTAAAATTAGTTAAAAACGTAGGTCATCAGCTAGGTTTGATTGCTAAAATAAAAACTGTTTGGCAGCAAATTACAATCCCTTTTCGAACCAAGCATATGGGAAAATACTCACCCTTTAGCTTAAAACGGGTTATAGGTTGGCACATTAAAGACCCCCTGTTACAACGTGTTTTAAATATTCAGTTTGGTAATCACGGTCTAGCGCCCGCAAAAGCTAGTTTTTTAATGCATGCAGCAATTATGCATCATTACCATCACGGAGGTTTTTACCCTATGGGAGGAGGCGGAGCTATTGTAAAGGCAATGACAAATGCTATTAAAATGAAAGATGGCATTATAAAAACTAGTACTTCTGTAAAACGTATTTTATTAGAGAATACTGCGAAAATAAAAAAAGCGATAGGTGTAGAATTAACAGATGGTCAACAAATATTTGCTAAATGTATTATATCTAATGCAGACCCAGGAATAACTTACCAAAAATTAATAGGAGAAGAACACTTAAGTACCAAATTAAAAAAAAACTTAGTAAAACTAAATACTCTTGCACATCATTAA
- a CDS encoding phytoene desaturase family protein, with product MDVTKAGVDSGNIWRMPNKDMDDLYADMQKKDLLEDEEFPGMFISCTTLKDPSSYDGKHHTIEAITYIDYDAFESFKGENIERSKAYLQFKEQIIAKFFVTLEKVIPGISNHVTQKELGTPLTNKYYINSTRGSVYGTEKSLKHIGPFAYKSKSEIENLYMCGASIVSHGVAGASYSGVQTAATILGCRQDDLIKPSDEQHLKVFEAEDDTNYPDWMTKKIDMKHSKLKAKKV from the coding sequence ATGGATGTTACAAAAGCCGGTGTTGATTCTGGAAATATTTGGCGAATGCCTAATAAAGATATGGATGATTTGTATGCTGATATGCAGAAAAAAGACCTTCTAGAAGACGAAGAATTTCCTGGTATGTTTATTAGCTGCACAACACTAAAAGACCCCTCTAGTTATGATGGTAAACATCATACTATTGAAGCTATTACCTATATAGATTATGATGCTTTTGAGAGTTTTAAAGGCGAGAATATAGAACGATCCAAAGCTTATTTACAATTTAAAGAACAAATAATTGCTAAGTTTTTTGTGACTTTAGAAAAAGTAATACCTGGTATTTCAAACCATGTTACGCAAAAAGAATTAGGCACACCACTAACCAACAAATACTATATTAATTCTACTCGTGGTAGTGTTTACGGTACAGAAAAAAGTTTAAAACATATTGGTCCATTTGCCTACAAATCTAAAAGTGAAATAGAAAATTTATACATGTGTGGCGCAAGTATCGTATCACACGGTGTTGCCGGCGCTAGTTATTCAGGTGTTCAAACAGCAGCAACCATACTAGGCTGCCGTCAAGATGACTTAATAAAACCATCGGACGAACAACATTTAAAGGTTTTTGAAGCAGAAGACGATACCAATTACCCTGATTGGATGACTAAAAAAATAGACATGAAACATTCCAAATTGAAAGCAAAAAAGGTTTGA